Proteins found in one Prochlorothrix hollandica PCC 9006 = CALU 1027 genomic segment:
- a CDS encoding ABC-F family ATP-binding cassette domain-containing protein, translating to MALFTLKSVQKDFGIKEILQDASFSLDEGDKVGLIGTNGSGKSTLLKLIAGLEPIDGGDRWVNSSAKIVYLPQQPDLDPDRTVLAQVFADCGPQMALVQEYEALSERLAHGTADGDPDNLMAQLSRVSQEIEAAGAWDVETQAKVILTKLGIHDFEAKVGTLSGGYRKRIAIASALLSDPDALLMDEPTNHLDALSVEWLQSYLGRFRGALLLITHDRYFLDQVTHRILEIDRGQLFSYSGNYSYYLGKKAEAEESEVSSQRKYKGVLRRELEWLKRGPKARSTKQKARIDRIHDLQNQEFRESLGQVEISTPGRRIGKKVIEAEGVCKGYGDRTLIRDFSYLFNPDDRVGIIGANGVGKSTLMDLITGRLEPDSGRIERGSTIHMGYFDQHSDDLSDRGDQRVIDYLKGVAELVTTADGSVITASQMLERFLFPPSQQYAPIAKLSGGEKRRLFLLQVLMAAPNVLILDEPTNDLDVQTLGVLEDYLEAFNGCVIVVSHDRYFLDRTINTLFAFEPDGTLRQFPGNYSVYLEFQKNADTVDSSPAPRPPADPKATAKGLSQTPAQASPKATPARKLSYKEQKEYEALETQIPHWEGEKAQLEQVIYNNPPKDFTELQRLTEQLSQLTATIEDGTLRWLELAERVS from the coding sequence ATGGCCCTGTTCACCCTCAAATCTGTTCAGAAAGACTTCGGCATTAAGGAAATTCTCCAGGATGCCAGCTTCAGCCTCGATGAAGGGGACAAGGTGGGGCTGATCGGCACCAATGGATCCGGCAAGTCCACCCTCCTTAAGTTGATTGCCGGTCTTGAACCCATTGACGGGGGCGATCGCTGGGTCAACAGCAGTGCCAAAATTGTCTATCTGCCCCAACAGCCCGATCTCGATCCCGATCGCACGGTTCTGGCCCAGGTGTTTGCGGACTGTGGACCCCAAATGGCCCTGGTGCAGGAGTATGAAGCCCTGTCGGAACGCCTCGCCCACGGAACCGCAGACGGGGATCCCGATAATCTGATGGCCCAACTGTCCCGCGTCTCCCAGGAAATCGAAGCTGCTGGGGCGTGGGACGTGGAAACCCAGGCCAAGGTCATCCTCACCAAACTGGGGATCCATGACTTTGAGGCCAAGGTGGGCACCCTGTCCGGGGGATATCGCAAACGCATTGCCATTGCTAGCGCCCTGCTCTCGGATCCCGATGCCCTGTTGATGGATGAGCCGACCAACCACCTGGATGCCCTTTCCGTGGAATGGCTGCAAAGCTACTTGGGACGCTTTCGGGGGGCTTTGCTGCTAATCACCCACGATCGCTACTTCTTAGATCAGGTTACCCATCGAATTCTGGAGATCGATCGCGGCCAACTGTTTTCCTATTCCGGCAATTATAGTTATTACCTGGGTAAAAAAGCTGAAGCCGAAGAATCGGAAGTCAGTAGCCAACGGAAATACAAGGGGGTGTTGCGGCGGGAACTGGAGTGGCTGAAGCGGGGACCCAAGGCCCGCAGTACAAAGCAAAAAGCCCGCATCGATCGCATCCATGATTTGCAAAACCAGGAGTTTCGCGAAAGTCTGGGGCAAGTTGAGATTAGTACCCCAGGGCGACGCATTGGCAAAAAGGTGATTGAAGCGGAAGGAGTGTGTAAGGGCTATGGCGATCGCACCCTGATCCGGGACTTTAGCTATTTATTCAACCCGGACGATCGGGTGGGGATCATTGGTGCCAATGGGGTGGGTAAATCGACCCTGATGGATCTGATTACGGGGCGCTTAGAACCCGATTCAGGACGCATTGAGCGGGGATCGACGATTCACATGGGTTATTTTGACCAACATTCCGATGATTTGAGCGATCGGGGCGATCAACGGGTGATTGACTATCTCAAAGGGGTGGCAGAACTGGTGACCACCGCTGATGGGTCTGTGATTACCGCGTCCCAAATGTTGGAGCGGTTCCTGTTCCCCCCCAGCCAACAATATGCCCCCATTGCCAAGCTGTCGGGGGGAGAGAAGCGCCGCCTCTTTCTGTTGCAGGTGTTGATGGCGGCTCCCAATGTGCTGATTCTGGATGAACCCACCAATGATCTGGATGTGCAAACCCTGGGGGTTTTGGAGGACTATTTGGAAGCCTTTAATGGCTGTGTGATTGTGGTGTCCCACGATCGCTATTTCCTCGATCGCACCATTAATACCCTGTTTGCCTTTGAACCCGATGGCACCCTGCGCCAGTTTCCGGGTAACTATTCGGTCTATCTGGAGTTCCAGAAAAACGCGGACACGGTAGATTCCAGCCCAGCCCCCCGCCCCCCGGCGGATCCTAAGGCCACGGCTAAGGGTTTATCCCAGACCCCTGCCCAGGCTAGTCCCAAGGCCACCCCAGCCCGCAAGTTATCCTACAAAGAACAAAAGGAGTATGAAGCCCTGGAAACCCAAATCCCCCACTGGGAAGGGGAGAAGGCCCAGTTGGAACAGGTGATCTACAATAATCCTCCCAAGGACTTTACGGAATTGCAACGGCTGACGGAACAGTTATCCCAGTTGACGGCGACGATCGAGGACGGGACTCTGCGCTGGCTGGAACTGGCAGAACGGGTTAGTTAA
- a CDS encoding alpha-D-glucose phosphate-specific phosphoglucomutase codes for MNIHTIATQPFLDQKPGTSGLRKKVPVFQQRHYLENFVQAIFNSLEDFTGQTLVVGGDGRFYNRQAIQIILKMAAANGFGRVLVGQGGILSTPAASCIIRKNNAFGGIILSASHNPGGPTEDFGIKYNTGNGGPAPEKVTDAIFAASTSLTSYCILEAPDVDLDQIDSFSLGSMTVDVIDAVADYGELMESLFDFPKIRQLLSSGNFRMVMDSLHAVTGPYATAIFEQRLGAAPGTVQNGIPLEDFGGGHPDPNLVYAHDLVEVLFGDNAPDFGAASDGDGDRNMILGCRFFVNPSDSLAILAANATLAPGYKNGIAGVARSMPTSEAVDRVAAKLGIDCYETPTGWKFFGNLMDAGRVTLCGEESFGTGSDHVREKDGLWAVLFWLNILAERGESVEAIVTEHWRTYGRNYYSRHDYEGVDSDRANTLMDQLQAQLPSLKGQTFGSYTVGYADNFSYTDPIDGSVSQNQGVRIGFTDGSRIVFRLSGTGTQGATLRIYLESYEPDAAKQGLDPQVALGEMIEIADTIAQIQALTGRDQPTVIT; via the coding sequence ATGAATATCCACACGATCGCAACCCAACCCTTTTTAGACCAAAAGCCCGGAACCTCCGGCCTGCGGAAAAAAGTACCCGTCTTTCAGCAACGGCACTATCTGGAAAACTTTGTCCAGGCCATCTTCAACAGCCTCGAAGACTTTACCGGCCAAACCCTGGTGGTGGGTGGTGATGGTCGCTTTTATAATCGCCAAGCCATCCAGATCATCCTCAAAATGGCCGCTGCTAACGGCTTCGGGCGCGTCCTCGTCGGTCAGGGGGGTATCCTCTCCACCCCCGCCGCCTCCTGTATTATTCGCAAAAACAACGCCTTTGGTGGCATCATCCTCTCCGCAAGCCACAACCCCGGCGGACCCACCGAAGACTTCGGCATCAAATACAATACCGGCAATGGCGGACCCGCCCCCGAAAAAGTCACCGATGCCATCTTTGCTGCCAGCACCAGCCTCACCAGCTATTGCATCCTGGAAGCCCCCGATGTCGATCTAGACCAGATCGACAGCTTCAGCCTCGGTTCCATGACCGTGGACGTGATCGATGCCGTGGCCGACTATGGCGAGCTAATGGAGTCCCTCTTTGATTTCCCCAAAATTCGCCAACTCCTCAGCAGTGGCAACTTTCGCATGGTGATGGACTCCCTCCATGCCGTCACTGGACCCTACGCCACCGCCATCTTTGAGCAACGCCTGGGGGCCGCACCGGGCACGGTTCAAAATGGTATCCCCCTAGAAGACTTTGGCGGCGGTCACCCCGATCCCAATCTGGTCTATGCCCATGATTTAGTGGAGGTTTTGTTTGGGGACAATGCCCCCGATTTTGGGGCTGCTTCCGATGGAGACGGCGATCGCAACATGATCCTGGGCTGTCGCTTCTTCGTCAATCCCAGCGACAGCCTCGCCATCCTGGCCGCCAACGCCACCCTGGCACCGGGCTACAAAAACGGGATTGCCGGGGTAGCCCGTTCCATGCCCACCAGTGAGGCCGTCGATCGCGTTGCCGCCAAATTGGGCATTGACTGCTATGAAACCCCCACGGGCTGGAAATTCTTCGGCAACCTTATGGATGCAGGGCGGGTGACCCTGTGCGGCGAGGAAAGCTTTGGCACTGGCTCGGACCATGTGCGGGAAAAAGATGGTCTTTGGGCTGTGCTGTTTTGGTTGAATATTCTGGCGGAACGGGGCGAATCCGTTGAAGCCATCGTGACCGAACATTGGCGCACCTATGGCCGCAACTATTACTCCCGCCATGATTATGAGGGGGTGGACAGCGATCGGGCCAACACCTTGATGGATCAACTCCAGGCCCAGTTACCCAGTCTCAAGGGTCAAACCTTTGGGTCTTACACCGTGGGCTATGCCGATAATTTCAGTTACACGGATCCCATTGATGGCAGTGTTAGCCAAAACCAGGGGGTGCGCATTGGTTTCACCGATGGTTCCCGCATTGTCTTCCGCCTGTCGGGGACGGGCACCCAAGGGGCCACACTGCGGATCTATCTGGAAAGCTATGAGCCAGATGCCGCAAAACAAGGTCTCGATCCCCAGGTCGCTTTAGGGGAAATGATTGAGATTGCCGACACGATCGCCCAAATCCAAGCCCTAACAGGCCGGGATCAACCCACGGTGATCACCTAA